From a region of the Nonlabens sp. Hel1_33_55 genome:
- a CDS encoding Dps family protein translates to MKKILFMAVAISISGIANSQSNFDLNVNQSIPDTSDNATTTSSLQSSLYQMIAHYHGVQQAHWNVQGPQFESLHGLLGDFYGSLGADIDRVAERQIVLGSAADGRPGQVAQNNTLGTTSTGFQKDYNVVKDITNKTQQLSKFLSDQIEITGESDVVTQDLLIDVKASVDIYLWKLRSFSYN, encoded by the coding sequence ATGAAAAAGATACTATTTATGGCGGTTGCCATATCCATTAGTGGGATTGCAAATTCCCAATCAAATTTTGACCTTAATGTCAATCAAAGTATTCCAGACACTTCTGACAATGCGACAACTACTTCTAGTTTACAATCAAGCTTGTATCAAATGATTGCTCACTATCATGGTGTACAGCAAGCACATTGGAATGTTCAAGGACCTCAATTTGAAAGTCTACACGGTTTGTTAGGTGATTTTTATGGCTCCTTAGGTGCTGATATTGATCGTGTTGCAGAGCGTCAAATAGTTCTAGGAAGTGCTGCAGATGGTAGACCTGGACAGGTTGCTCAAAACAATACGCTTGGTACTACATCTACAGGTTTTCAAAAGGACTATAATGTCGTAAAGGATATCACCAATAAAACACAGCAACTTTCTAAATTCCTATCTGACCAGATCGAGATCACTGGAGAATCTGATGTAGTCACGCAAGATTTATTGATTGATGTGAAGGCAAGTGTTGATATTTATCTCTGGAAACTTAGATCGTTCTCTTACAATTAA
- the argH gene encoding argininosuccinate lyase encodes MKLWDKGIEIDDRIEQFTVGNDREIDLHIAGYDVQASLAHAQMLEKIGIINSTELKQLTQGLAILNQQIENGEFVIEDEFEDVHSKIESELTKRYGEVGKKIHTARSRNDQVITALQLFYKEQLSAIQSQSHELFSTLLDLAETHKDSLLPGYTHLQVAMPSSFGLWFSAYAELLVDDNYLLQAAFKTVDQNPLGSAAGYGSSFPIDRSFTTEKMGFSTLKYNVVAAQMARGKSERTISYALGSLANTLSRFAMDICLYMSQNFGFVSFPDELTTGSSIMPHKKNPDVFELIRGKCNRIQALQTEMVLLTNNLPSGYHRDYQLMKESMIRAIVDMQDCLEILNYAIKQVIVKDVDLNDPKYQYLFTVDSINNLVVEGASFRDAYKTIGGQVQNGTYEPDYSKKHSHEGSIHNLNLEEIRNKWN; translated from the coding sequence ATGAAACTTTGGGATAAAGGAATTGAAATTGATGACCGCATTGAGCAATTTACCGTTGGTAATGATCGGGAAATTGACTTGCATATAGCAGGATACGATGTTCAAGCATCGCTCGCGCATGCTCAAATGTTAGAGAAAATAGGCATCATCAATTCTACTGAGCTAAAACAACTAACGCAAGGATTAGCCATTCTCAACCAACAAATAGAGAATGGAGAATTTGTTATAGAAGATGAGTTTGAAGACGTGCATTCTAAAATAGAGAGCGAACTCACTAAACGCTACGGTGAGGTTGGTAAAAAGATCCACACGGCAAGATCAAGGAACGACCAAGTAATTACGGCATTACAGCTATTTTACAAGGAACAGTTATCTGCAATTCAATCACAATCGCACGAACTTTTCTCAACACTCCTTGATCTAGCAGAAACACATAAAGATTCATTATTACCAGGTTACACGCACTTGCAAGTCGCTATGCCATCATCATTTGGTTTGTGGTTTTCCGCTTATGCAGAGTTGCTTGTGGACGATAACTATTTGCTACAGGCAGCTTTCAAGACCGTGGATCAGAACCCGCTAGGAAGTGCTGCTGGTTATGGAAGTTCTTTCCCTATCGATCGTTCTTTCACCACTGAAAAAATGGGGTTTTCAACGCTCAAATACAATGTTGTTGCAGCACAAATGGCGCGTGGTAAAAGTGAGCGCACCATTAGTTATGCACTAGGTAGTCTGGCCAATACACTTTCCAGATTTGCGATGGATATCTGTTTGTATATGAGTCAGAATTTTGGCTTTGTCAGCTTTCCAGATGAACTCACAACCGGCAGTAGCATTATGCCTCACAAAAAGAATCCAGATGTCTTTGAACTAATCAGAGGAAAATGCAACCGGATTCAAGCGCTACAAACCGAGATGGTTTTGCTTACCAACAATCTACCTAGTGGTTATCATCGTGATTATCAACTTATGAAGGAATCCATGATCAGAGCGATTGTGGACATGCAGGATTGTCTAGAGATCTTGAATTATGCGATCAAACAGGTTATTGTGAAGGATGTTGATCTTAACGACCCTAAATACCAATATCTCTTCACCGTGGACAGCATCAATAACCTAGTTGTTGAAGGAGCTAGTTTTAGAGATGCTTACAAAACAATTGGCGGTCAAGTGCAAAACGGAACCTACGAGCCAGATTACTCTAAAAAGCATTCCCATGAAGGTAGTATCCACAACTTGAATCTGGAAGAAATCAGGAATAAGTGGAATTAG
- a CDS encoding acetylornithine carbamoyltransferase yields the protein MKHYSNLDSLTDFQGTVDLALQLKADPYAFEDLGKRKTIALVFFNSSLRTRLSTEKAARNLGMDVMVLNVSDSWNLEFGDGTVMNMDTAEHIKEATKVIAQYADIIAVRAFAGLKDKDLDYTEKVLNAFIKHAGVPIVNMESALFHPLQGLTDAVTIKELVKKKRPKVVLSWAPHPRALPHAVPNSFVEAMKLTDVDLVITNPEGYDLDPNITKGVTINHNQKEALKDADVVYVKNWSSFEDYGEVKNTDANWMMTKEKLGKAIFMHCLPVRRNVVVVDAVLDSDQSVVITQAGNRTYAAQAVLKLLLDSHE from the coding sequence ATGAAACATTACAGCAACCTAGATAGCTTAACCGATTTTCAGGGAACCGTTGATCTTGCATTGCAGCTTAAGGCAGATCCCTATGCTTTTGAAGACTTGGGAAAGCGTAAAACTATCGCTTTAGTCTTTTTCAATAGCAGTCTGCGTACACGCTTGAGCACAGAGAAAGCTGCGCGCAACTTAGGGATGGATGTGATGGTATTGAATGTATCAGATTCTTGGAATTTGGAATTTGGTGATGGAACCGTAATGAATATGGATACGGCAGAGCATATCAAAGAAGCTACAAAAGTGATTGCTCAATACGCTGATATTATTGCCGTACGAGCCTTTGCAGGATTAAAAGACAAGGATTTAGATTATACTGAAAAGGTGTTAAACGCCTTTATTAAACATGCCGGTGTTCCCATAGTGAATATGGAAAGTGCATTATTTCATCCATTACAAGGATTGACAGATGCCGTCACCATCAAAGAATTGGTCAAGAAGAAAAGGCCTAAAGTGGTTTTGTCATGGGCGCCTCATCCACGTGCTTTGCCTCATGCTGTTCCCAATAGTTTTGTGGAAGCTATGAAGCTGACTGATGTAGATTTAGTAATCACAAATCCCGAAGGGTATGATCTAGACCCAAACATCACAAAAGGAGTCACCATCAATCATAATCAAAAGGAAGCCCTAAAAGATGCCGATGTCGTTTACGTAAAGAATTGGAGCAGTTTCGAAGATTATGGCGAAGTAAAAAACACAGATGCCAACTGGATGATGACCAAAGAGAAACTAGGCAAAGCGATATTCATGCATTGCTTACCTGTGCGACGTAATGTCGTGGTAGTAGATGCAGTTTTAGATAGCGATCAATCGGTTGTAATCACACAGGCAGGGAATAGGACGTATGCTGCGCAGGCGGTTTTAAAGTTGTTATTAGATTCCCATGAATAA
- the argB gene encoding acetylglutamate kinase, giving the protein MKTLKVIKIGGKLIDDSVAMESFMQDFKAIKEAKILIHGGGNLASSMARDLNIPVKQIDGRRITDDATLDIITMAYAGKINKNLVAQLQALGCNALGLTGADGNSIKSKIRDKNPIDFGHVGDPENVNTDFIQLLLDNGITPVFCAITHDGIGQLLNTNADTVAADVCSAFAKAYSTQLYYCFEKQGVLRDVNDSDSLVKSIDKNEYEKLKSEKVIADGMLPKMQNSIRALDNGVSSVHIGLASMISNSDDHHTTLTL; this is encoded by the coding sequence ATGAAAACTTTAAAAGTTATTAAAATAGGAGGTAAGCTCATCGATGATTCCGTTGCGATGGAATCGTTTATGCAAGATTTTAAAGCCATTAAAGAAGCTAAAATATTGATTCATGGTGGCGGTAATCTTGCTAGTTCCATGGCTCGAGATCTGAATATTCCCGTGAAACAAATCGATGGTAGGCGTATTACAGATGATGCCACGCTGGACATTATTACGATGGCTTATGCTGGAAAAATTAATAAGAATTTGGTGGCACAATTACAGGCCTTGGGCTGCAACGCATTGGGTTTGACTGGCGCTGATGGGAATAGTATTAAATCTAAAATCCGTGATAAAAACCCGATTGATTTTGGTCACGTGGGCGATCCTGAAAATGTGAATACAGATTTCATCCAATTGTTGCTCGATAATGGAATAACTCCTGTTTTTTGCGCGATCACGCACGATGGTATTGGTCAATTACTCAATACCAATGCAGATACCGTTGCGGCTGATGTATGTTCCGCTTTCGCGAAAGCGTACTCAACCCAGCTATACTACTGCTTTGAGAAGCAAGGTGTTTTAAGAGATGTCAATGATTCCGATAGCCTAGTAAAAAGTATAGACAAGAACGAATACGAGAAATTAAAGTCAGAAAAAGTCATCGCTGACGGTATGTTACCAAAAATGCAGAATAGCATCAGAGCACTAGATAATGGCGTTTCCAGTGTCCATATAGGTCTTGCAAGCATGATATCAAATAGCGACGATCACCATACAACCCTTACATTATGA
- a CDS encoding PepSY domain-containing protein has product MGRKTSNKVRMYHRYLGFFLAGIMAVYAISGITLIYRDTDVFKKKTNIEKSLEPNLTADQVGQQLKIRKFKATSESPTTITFKNGTYEKSTGEANYTKIETPYILNKLQNFHKAETGDPLYFLNIFFGVSLLFFVVSAFWMFLPSTPIFKKGMLFAAAGLVLALVLLFV; this is encoded by the coding sequence ATGGGAAGAAAAACATCCAATAAAGTAAGAATGTATCACCGCTATCTAGGTTTTTTCCTGGCTGGTATCATGGCAGTGTACGCTATTAGTGGTATCACACTAATTTATAGGGATACTGATGTTTTCAAGAAAAAAACGAACATTGAAAAATCATTGGAACCTAATCTCACGGCAGATCAGGTAGGACAACAATTGAAAATAAGAAAGTTCAAGGCGACATCAGAATCTCCCACAACGATCACCTTTAAAAATGGGACTTATGAAAAGAGTACTGGTGAAGCCAACTATACCAAAATAGAAACGCCATACATACTCAACAAATTGCAAAACTTTCATAAGGCAGAAACCGGCGATCCATTATATTTCTTAAATATTTTCTTTGGAGTGAGCTTGCTATTCTTTGTGGTATCAGCGTTTTGGATGTTTTTACCTTCCACACCTATTTTCAAAAAAGGAATGCTATTTGCCGCAGCCGGTCTTGTATTGGCATTGGTACTTTTGTTTGTTTAA
- the argC gene encoding N-acetyl-gamma-glutamyl-phosphate reductase, protein MIKAGIIGGSGFTAGELIRILLNHPAVEIDFVFTTSKAGQPVSDIHQDLYGVTDIKFTDQVNLEVDVVFLCLGHGNSSKFLEVNDFSDNTKIIDLSNDFRLTADSLFQGKQFVYGLPELNLDEIEKADYIANPGCFATAIQQAILPLAANESITSDIHVNAVTGATGAGTSLSDTTNFVWRDNNFSHYKAFNHQHLGEINQSTRQLQKDFDQEIHFIPNRGNFSRGIFATVYTQFDGSLEDAQSMYKKFYIHAAFTHVTERPIHMKQVVNTNNCLIQLEKHGTQLLVTSAIDNLLKGASGQAVHNMNLIYGLEETLGLNLKASYF, encoded by the coding sequence ATGATCAAAGCAGGAATAATAGGAGGTAGCGGCTTCACAGCAGGCGAACTCATCAGAATCCTGCTGAATCATCCAGCAGTCGAGATAGATTTTGTATTTACCACATCAAAGGCAGGCCAGCCAGTAAGCGATATACATCAAGATCTATATGGAGTAACAGATATAAAGTTTACAGATCAGGTAAATCTTGAAGTTGATGTGGTTTTCCTTTGTTTAGGACACGGCAACAGCAGCAAGTTTTTAGAGGTAAATGACTTCAGCGATAATACCAAGATCATTGATTTAAGCAATGACTTTAGACTCACGGCAGATTCGCTTTTCCAAGGCAAACAATTTGTCTATGGTTTACCAGAATTGAATCTTGATGAGATTGAAAAAGCAGATTACATCGCAAATCCAGGTTGCTTTGCAACTGCGATCCAGCAAGCCATCTTGCCACTTGCGGCGAACGAATCCATAACATCTGATATTCACGTCAATGCCGTTACAGGTGCGACAGGTGCCGGTACAAGCCTGTCTGACACCACAAACTTTGTGTGGCGCGATAATAACTTCAGCCATTACAAGGCTTTCAATCATCAACACTTAGGAGAGATCAATCAATCGACTAGGCAATTACAGAAAGATTTTGATCAGGAAATTCACTTTATTCCCAATCGCGGGAATTTCTCTCGTGGGATTTTTGCAACGGTTTACACACAGTTCGATGGCAGTCTAGAAGATGCACAGTCGATGTATAAGAAGTTTTACATACATGCAGCTTTCACGCATGTCACAGAACGACCTATTCATATGAAACAGGTTGTGAATACCAACAATTGCTTGATCCAGCTAGAAAAACATGGTACTCAACTATTGGTGACCAGTGCCATTGACAATCTTTTAAAAGGAGCTTCTGGACAAGCGGTGCATAATATGAATCTGATTTACGGCCTTGAAGAAACCTTAGGTCTTAACCTTAAAGCCAGCTATTTCTAA
- a CDS encoding aspartate aminotransferase family protein — protein MGLFNVYPLFDITPVRAQDVFIYDENDVEYLDLYGGHAVISVGHSHPEYVARIADQLSKIAFYSNSIQNPLQTQMAEKLKRLSGCKDYNLFLCNSGAEANENALKVASFATGKRKVIAFKNSFHGRTSAAVAATDNPKIVAPINAQQEVIFCELGDTHAVEKALETGDVCAIIVETIQGVGGLDEAETSFFSDIYSLSRKHNCLIIADEVQSGFGRTGDFFAFQKHDWTPDLIPIAKGMGNGFPVGGVLIHSDIQASFGMLGTTFGGNHLACAAVNAVLDIIEKEKLMQAASDMSAYFLNQIKDIPEITRIKGRGLMLGLEFDFPIADLRKDLILNHKIFTGNSKNPNLIRILPSLTVQKSHLDTFVSALKTALKTATK, from the coding sequence ATGGGACTTTTCAATGTATATCCGTTGTTTGACATCACTCCGGTAAGGGCGCAAGATGTTTTTATTTATGACGAGAATGATGTGGAATACCTCGATTTATATGGAGGTCACGCTGTAATTTCTGTAGGACATTCCCATCCAGAATATGTGGCTCGCATCGCAGATCAGTTAAGTAAGATTGCATTTTATAGCAATTCCATACAGAATCCACTGCAGACACAAATGGCGGAAAAGCTAAAAAGACTTTCTGGCTGCAAGGATTACAATTTGTTCCTGTGTAATTCAGGTGCAGAGGCCAATGAGAACGCGTTAAAGGTAGCTTCTTTTGCCACTGGGAAACGTAAAGTGATTGCGTTCAAAAATAGTTTTCACGGTCGTACATCTGCAGCTGTTGCCGCAACTGACAATCCTAAAATAGTGGCGCCCATCAACGCCCAGCAGGAAGTGATATTCTGTGAGTTGGGTGATACTCATGCGGTTGAAAAAGCCTTGGAAACCGGCGACGTCTGTGCGATTATCGTAGAAACCATTCAAGGAGTTGGTGGACTGGATGAAGCTGAAACTAGTTTTTTCTCAGATATATATTCGCTTTCGCGAAAGCATAATTGTCTCATCATTGCAGACGAGGTTCAATCTGGGTTTGGTAGGACAGGCGATTTCTTTGCCTTTCAAAAACATGACTGGACACCAGATTTGATCCCAATTGCTAAAGGAATGGGTAATGGTTTTCCAGTTGGAGGCGTCTTGATTCATTCAGATATTCAGGCGAGTTTTGGAATGTTGGGAACCACATTTGGCGGGAACCACCTGGCTTGTGCCGCGGTTAATGCGGTTTTGGATATCATTGAGAAGGAAAAGTTAATGCAGGCGGCAAGCGACATGTCCGCTTACTTTTTAAATCAAATCAAGGATATTCCAGAAATCACAAGAATTAAAGGTCGTGGTCTCATGTTAGGTCTTGAGTTCGATTTCCCAATAGCCGATTTGCGCAAGGATCTTATATTGAATCATAAGATTTTTACCGGTAATAGCAAGAATCCAAATCTCATCAGGATCCTGCCATCGTTGACGGTTCAAAAATCACACTTGGATACATTTGTTAGCGCTCTCAAAACTGCGCTGAAAACAGCAACAAAATGA
- a CDS encoding GNAT family N-acetyltransferase has protein sequence MKIFETDRLEVRRITEFDKDNFAELITNPVILEKIPVKPASKEIVADRYAKAMKIELSDIGMKKCFFGIIEKGKDEVIGLALFLINDIKRQELGYRFRPEYWGNGYGTEIAKGMLNYYFDVLEATKVTAGANATNEASVKILSKFMKPIEEVYNEEQNYTDIRFEISKNDWMNRKGII, from the coding sequence ATGAAAATTTTTGAAACAGATCGGCTGGAAGTAAGGAGAATAACAGAGTTTGATAAAGATAATTTTGCAGAGTTAATTACGAATCCAGTGATTCTTGAAAAAATTCCTGTAAAACCAGCTTCAAAAGAAATAGTTGCTGATCGTTATGCAAAAGCTATGAAGATTGAGTTGAGTGATATAGGGATGAAGAAATGCTTTTTTGGGATTATTGAAAAAGGAAAAGATGAAGTCATCGGTCTGGCGTTATTTCTTATAAATGACATAAAAAGACAAGAATTAGGTTATCGCTTTAGACCAGAATACTGGGGCAATGGATATGGAACCGAAATCGCTAAAGGAATGCTTAATTATTATTTCGACGTTCTCGAGGCAACAAAAGTTACGGCTGGTGCAAACGCTACGAATGAAGCTTCAGTTAAGATTTTAAGTAAATTCATGAAGCCGATTGAAGAGGTCTATAATGAAGAGCAAAATTATACAGATATAAGGTTTGAAATTTCCAAAAACGATTGGATGAATAGAAAAGGAATAATCTAA
- a CDS encoding argininosuccinate synthase: MKKLVLAYSGGLDTSYCAVHLSKDLGYEVHAVSVNTGGFTSEEISHIESNAYKMGVSTYKNIDAIKTFYDKIVRYLIFGNVLKNNTYPLSVSSERIIQAIEIINYANKIGATAIAHGSTGAGNDQVRFDMIFQTFAPDIEIITPIRDKKLSRQEEIEYLKSNGVDMNWEKSQYSVNKGLWGTSVGGAETLTSSKALPESAYPSQLESKEPKQISLGFTNGELTSINGDSDESYVLIDKLNDIASAYAIGRDIHVGDTIVGIKGRVGFEAAASLILVKAHHLLEKHTLSKWQLQHKEYLSSFYGMHLHEGLYLDPVMRNIESFLQSSQKSVTGKVFVTLKPYQFLLDGIESEFDLMNAGFGTYGEENKAWTADDAKGFIKIYSNAQKIYQQVNKDS; the protein is encoded by the coding sequence ATGAAAAAATTAGTTCTCGCCTACAGCGGCGGTCTCGATACATCTTATTGTGCTGTTCACCTTTCTAAAGATTTAGGCTACGAGGTTCACGCTGTTAGTGTAAATACAGGCGGTTTCACGTCAGAAGAAATTAGCCATATTGAAAGCAACGCCTACAAAATGGGCGTTTCCACTTATAAGAACATAGATGCCATAAAGACGTTCTACGACAAGATCGTGAGGTATCTCATCTTCGGGAACGTGTTGAAGAATAATACCTATCCATTATCAGTAAGTTCTGAGCGTATTATTCAAGCTATTGAAATTATCAATTATGCTAATAAAATAGGAGCGACCGCTATCGCGCATGGTAGTACTGGCGCAGGAAATGATCAGGTACGATTTGATATGATATTTCAAACATTTGCTCCAGATATTGAGATTATCACACCAATTAGAGATAAAAAACTCTCACGTCAGGAAGAAATAGAATATCTCAAATCCAATGGTGTGGATATGAATTGGGAAAAGTCCCAATATTCAGTAAACAAGGGATTATGGGGAACCAGTGTTGGTGGTGCAGAAACCTTAACTTCTAGTAAAGCATTACCAGAATCTGCTTATCCATCTCAACTAGAATCTAAAGAACCTAAACAAATCTCTTTAGGATTCACTAATGGTGAATTGACATCGATAAATGGAGATTCTGACGAGTCGTACGTGCTTATTGATAAACTAAATGACATAGCCTCGGCTTATGCTATAGGACGTGATATTCACGTAGGTGATACGATCGTAGGAATTAAGGGGCGTGTTGGTTTTGAAGCAGCCGCTTCATTGATATTAGTGAAAGCTCATCACTTGCTTGAGAAACATACCTTAAGCAAATGGCAGTTACAGCACAAAGAATATTTATCTAGTTTTTACGGTATGCATTTACATGAAGGTTTGTACCTAGATCCAGTAATGCGTAACATCGAGTCTTTCCTTCAAAGCAGTCAGAAAAGCGTCACTGGGAAAGTGTTTGTCACATTAAAACCATATCAATTCCTACTTGATGGTATTGAATCCGAATTTGATCTTATGAATGCTGGATTCGGGACATATGGTGAAGAAAATAAAGCCTGGACTGCAGACGATGCTAAAGGCTTCATCAAGATCTACAGCAACGCGCAGAAGATTTACCAACAAGTAAATAAAGACTCATGA
- a CDS encoding M20 family metallo-hydrolase, translated as MSELTSQAIDLLKQLIETQSFSSEEDQTAQLIKTWLENHDVETKQTDYNVWAINKYFNESKPTILLNSHHDTVKPNKAYTRDPFKATVEGDKLYGLGSNDAGGCLVSLLATFVHFYDHKDLKYNLVIVASAEEESSGDKGLVSMKTVIPHIDVAIVGEPTQMNLAVSEKGLVVFDAIVKGTASHAAHPNENNAIYNCIKVLDWFKNYKFEKTSKSLGDVKMTVTQIKAGVQHNAVPAQVELVVDVRVNDAYSNEEIADLLQKESPCDSITPRGLKLNSSSIPMDHDIVKAGIAIGRGTYGSPTLSDQSVLTCPSVKLGPGLSQRSHTADEFIYVSEIEEGIEIYREILERIL; from the coding sequence ATGAGCGAATTAACCTCTCAAGCCATTGACTTATTAAAACAGTTGATAGAAACGCAATCATTCTCTAGCGAGGAAGACCAAACGGCGCAGCTCATCAAAACCTGGCTGGAAAATCATGATGTAGAAACAAAACAGACCGATTACAATGTCTGGGCGATCAATAAGTATTTTAATGAAAGTAAACCCACTATCCTACTTAATTCTCACCATGATACGGTAAAACCCAACAAAGCCTACACTAGAGATCCATTCAAAGCAACTGTTGAAGGCGATAAATTGTATGGTCTGGGCAGTAATGACGCAGGTGGTTGTCTCGTTAGCTTGCTCGCCACTTTTGTTCATTTTTATGACCATAAAGATTTAAAATACAATCTAGTAATTGTTGCAAGTGCAGAAGAGGAGAGTAGTGGTGACAAAGGTCTCGTAAGCATGAAAACCGTGATACCTCATATTGATGTGGCCATTGTAGGAGAACCTACTCAAATGAATCTAGCTGTATCAGAAAAAGGATTAGTGGTTTTTGACGCTATCGTTAAGGGAACTGCGAGCCACGCCGCACATCCCAATGAGAATAATGCTATTTACAATTGTATCAAGGTATTGGATTGGTTCAAAAATTATAAGTTTGAAAAAACCAGTAAGTCGTTAGGAGATGTAAAAATGACGGTGACCCAGATTAAAGCTGGTGTGCAGCACAACGCCGTTCCTGCTCAAGTTGAACTGGTAGTTGATGTTAGAGTTAATGATGCGTACAGCAACGAAGAAATAGCAGACTTACTACAAAAAGAGTCACCATGTGACAGCATCACACCTCGCGGACTCAAATTGAATTCTTCCAGCATTCCCATGGATCACGATATAGTGAAAGCTGGAATTGCGATAGGAAGAGGCACTTACGGATCACCTACACTTTCAGATCAATCTGTATTAACTTGCCCATCAGTGAAGTTGGGTCCAGGATTGAGCCAACGGTCTCACACGGCAGATGAGTTTATTTACGTTTCTGAAATAGAGGAAGGAATAGAGATTTATAGAGAAATATTAGAGAGAATTTTATAG
- a CDS encoding GNAT family N-acetyltransferase, with product MYIGIADTSHYKFADIICETINKSAVERDTGIAKRTPEYIKTKMDNGNAIIALDDDKFVGFCYIERWDHGKYVANSGLIVHHDYRSLGYAKKIKEKVFELSRTKFPEAKIFGITTGLAVMKINYELGYQPVTFSELTTDEAFWNGCQTCKNFDVLTRTNRKMCLCTGMLYDPNKKIKEPEKKVVSKTLHDRLQNIKKSILFKKDETKDPSK from the coding sequence ATGTATATAGGAATTGCAGACACTTCACATTACAAATTTGCAGATATAATCTGTGAGACCATCAATAAGTCAGCTGTGGAACGTGATACTGGAATCGCAAAACGAACTCCAGAATATATCAAAACCAAAATGGATAACGGTAACGCCATCATCGCGTTAGATGACGATAAATTTGTCGGTTTTTGTTACATAGAACGTTGGGATCATGGTAAATATGTGGCTAACTCTGGATTGATTGTGCACCACGATTATAGAAGTTTAGGCTACGCCAAAAAGATTAAAGAGAAAGTCTTTGAACTTTCTCGCACTAAATTTCCAGAAGCCAAGATTTTTGGTATTACTACAGGTCTTGCCGTGATGAAAATCAACTATGAGTTGGGCTATCAACCCGTAACTTTTTCAGAACTGACAACTGATGAGGCTTTCTGGAACGGTTGTCAGACCTGTAAAAACTTTGACGTTTTGACCAGAACTAACCGCAAGATGTGCCTTTGTACTGGGATGCTTTATGATCCTAATAAAAAGATAAAAGAACCAGAAAAAAAGGTGGTTTCCAAAACACTCCACGACCGACTTCAAAATATTAAAAAATCCATTCTCTTTAAAAAAGACGAAACTAAAGATCCAAGCAAATGA
- a CDS encoding EamA family transporter, producing MSLSKKTWLLILAFFCIYVFWGSTFLWNKMAVLELEPFFLASIRFTFASIIIFIIAKSLGYSLAITRKQLLNCVLAGFLFLAYGNGVFVWALKWVDSGFASLLAALQPLIILLMMRIIQRKKLQWKSMVGVALGFVGMYLLVSQNDIIAKEGMVIGIVMIFSCLIAWCSGSLFVAAADLPSNFFVTTAYQMLTAGFILILGSLAFGETWKSPLNWETQTQISLICLILFGSIAAFTSFNYLLKNVSPEKVSTSSFVNPVIAILLGWHFLNEELSIQTGIAALLLLTGVYFINSRKRTKDDVVPPKRA from the coding sequence ATGAGCCTTTCCAAAAAAACATGGTTACTGATCCTTGCATTTTTTTGCATCTACGTGTTTTGGGGCAGCACCTTTTTGTGGAATAAAATGGCGGTGCTGGAATTAGAACCTTTCTTTTTAGCATCTATTCGGTTCACATTTGCGAGTATCATCATCTTCATCATTGCAAAATCATTAGGATACAGCCTTGCTATTACTAGAAAGCAGCTGCTCAATTGTGTTTTGGCTGGATTTCTTTTCCTAGCCTATGGAAACGGTGTATTTGTTTGGGCGCTCAAATGGGTGGATTCAGGATTTGCTTCACTGCTTGCAGCTTTACAACCATTGATCATATTACTAATGATGAGAATAATTCAGCGTAAAAAGCTGCAATGGAAATCCATGGTTGGCGTGGCTCTAGGATTTGTTGGGATGTATTTGTTAGTCAGTCAGAACGATATTATCGCTAAGGAAGGTATGGTCATAGGAATAGTCATGATTTTTAGCTGTTTGATTGCGTGGTGTAGCGGTAGTTTATTTGTGGCCGCTGCAGATTTACCTTCCAACTTTTTTGTCACGACCGCTTATCAGATGCTTACCGCAGGATTCATATTGATTTTAGGTAGTCTGGCTTTTGGAGAGACTTGGAAATCGCCCTTGAATTGGGAAACACAAACCCAGATTTCGCTGATCTGTTTGATACTCTTCGGTAGTATCGCGGCATTCACCTCTTTCAATTATTTGTTGAAGAACGTCTCGCCAGAAAAAGTTTCCACTTCAAGTTTTGTAAATCCAGTGATCGCCATTTTGCTGGGCTGGCATTTTCTTAATGAAGAACTGAGTATACAAACGGGAATCGCTGCCCTGCTTTTACTGACAGGAGTTTACTTTATCAATAGCAGAAAACGAACAAAGGACGACGTTGTACCACCTAAGCGCGCATAA